The Lewinellaceae bacterium genome has a segment encoding these proteins:
- a CDS encoding serine hydrolase produces MRKLYFLFLFMVSYFLGAAQERKNELAGYNEAVAKVVCLQNNNDILPVKELGDLTIGYAYFGRDAKSYFLESLRNYMPVLHLGEQGGQQKFKATANKKLLVGAVNADFFEGIKNDDRGSMLSFLQDFQGEYPKVLVVFGRGQMPQLERLKPIFDAIIYAPSEAYWYQSVAAQLVFGGMGTHAVLDENISTSFVKGSGVVLSPNGRFSYAPPAAAGMNADLLEDSIAAIVEAGIRAGAFPGAQVLVAKDGKVVYHETFGYHTYDSLAPVMKDDIYDFASVSKVTSSLPAIMKWYGEGDFDLDAPLKTYFPAFSRSNKADLTYRSMLAHNAKLMPWIPFWRSTLKGCANYPWRKRWDNNNYNNGAFKRNTFSRDSSSKFNVYVTDDLWLYKKYKQKKIYKAIRKSPLNAKQEYKYSGLLFYLLPEIVANRSGMDFETYLKETFYRPLGAYTLTYNPSRHFPLNRIVPTERDTFFRLIQLHGTVHDEGAAMMGGVSSNAGLFGSAGDLAKLMQMYLNYGSYGGKRYIGEEAVKEFARCQYCEEGNRRGLGFDKPLIEYDPASSSVAKDASPSSFGHSGYTGTFTWVDPANGLLYVFFCNRVYPTRFNTKIYDLNIRPRVHQVLYDAIEK; encoded by the coding sequence ATGCGCAAACTGTATTTCTTATTTTTATTCATGGTAAGTTATTTTTTGGGCGCTGCCCAGGAGAGAAAAAACGAGCTGGCAGGTTATAATGAAGCTGTAGCGAAGGTGGTGTGTCTGCAAAACAACAACGATATTTTGCCTGTGAAGGAACTTGGAGACCTTACCATAGGTTATGCTTATTTCGGGCGTGATGCCAAAAGTTATTTCCTGGAAAGTTTAAGGAATTACATGCCCGTTCTACATTTGGGAGAGCAGGGGGGGCAGCAAAAATTTAAAGCAACGGCTAATAAAAAGTTACTCGTCGGAGCGGTAAACGCTGACTTCTTTGAGGGAATAAAAAATGATGACCGGGGATCCATGTTGTCTTTTTTGCAGGATTTTCAGGGTGAATATCCCAAGGTGCTGGTCGTCTTTGGACGGGGACAAATGCCACAATTGGAGCGGTTGAAGCCCATTTTTGATGCCATCATTTATGCTCCGTCAGAAGCTTACTGGTATCAGTCGGTAGCGGCCCAACTTGTATTTGGAGGAATGGGAACGCATGCCGTTTTGGATGAAAATATCAGCACTTCTTTTGTTAAAGGGAGTGGCGTTGTCCTTTCTCCCAACGGGAGGTTTAGCTATGCGCCCCCGGCTGCCGCTGGCATGAATGCCGATTTATTGGAGGATAGTATTGCCGCCATCGTTGAAGCAGGAATCAGGGCCGGCGCTTTCCCCGGAGCACAGGTTTTGGTGGCTAAGGACGGAAAAGTTGTTTATCATGAAACTTTTGGATACCACACTTACGATAGTCTGGCTCCTGTCATGAAGGATGATATTTATGACTTTGCTTCGGTTTCTAAAGTGACGTCCTCCTTGCCGGCCATTATGAAGTGGTATGGAGAGGGTGATTTTGACCTGGATGCTCCTTTGAAAACCTATTTTCCCGCTTTCTCAAGATCGAATAAGGCAGATCTGACCTATCGCTCCATGCTGGCGCACAACGCCAAATTGATGCCCTGGATACCTTTCTGGAGAAGTACCCTCAAAGGTTGTGCAAACTATCCATGGCGAAAACGCTGGGACAACAACAATTATAATAACGGAGCATTTAAACGAAATACCTTTAGCAGGGACTCTTCATCAAAATTCAATGTTTATGTCACAGACGATCTTTGGTTGTACAAAAAATACAAGCAAAAAAAGATTTATAAAGCCATTCGGAAGTCGCCTTTGAACGCAAAACAGGAATACAAATATTCAGGGCTGTTGTTTTACCTGTTGCCGGAGATCGTAGCGAACCGCTCGGGGATGGATTTCGAAACCTATCTTAAAGAAACTTTCTACCGCCCTTTGGGAGCCTATACGTTGACTTATAATCCTTCCCGGCATTTTCCGCTGAACCGCATCGTTCCAACGGAGCGGGATACCTTTTTCAGGCTGATCCAATTGCATGGGACCGTCCACGATGAAGGCGCGGCCATGATGGGCGGAGTTTCTTCCAATGCCGGACTGTTTGGATCGGCAGGAGACCTGGCAAAACTTATGCAGATGTATTTGAATTATGGCAGTTATGGGGGCAAACGTTACATCGGGGAAGAGGCGGTAAAAGAATTTGCCCGTTGCCAATATTGCGAAGAAGGGAATCGACGCGGCCTGGGATTTGACAAACCTTTGATCGAGTATGATCCGGCGAGCAGTTCCGTGGCTAAAGATGCCAGCCCGTCGAGTTTTGGACATTCCGGGTATACAGGAACCTTCACCTGGGTGGATCCGGCCAATGGATTGTTGTATGTTTTCTTTTGCAACCGGGTTTATCCCACCCGGTTTAATACCAAAATTTATGATCTGAACATTCGCCCGAGGGTTCACCAGGTGTTGTATGATGCGATAGAGAAGTAG
- a CDS encoding T9SS type A sorting domain-containing protein: protein MMKNLLLLVLTVCATFTLSAQVTISPSPVSVEGISASAGDAAAHSIMTNNASEQRTYRWVRTEVALTEGWESAVCDKNLCWFASVDTKDVTMAAGEEGTLDVHVYPNGVEGAAVVMITVTDLADSTIQAVNMYYFNTPLSTNEVQVEKITMYPNPTDGIFSIKAGAAVKKVIVYNLAGKAVREFETAGKRTFDVSDLPRGNYLVRMLGKDGTSLVTRLLQKL, encoded by the coding sequence ATGATGAAAAATTTACTCCTATTAGTTTTAACGGTTTGTGCAACTTTCACCTTATCTGCACAAGTGACCATTTCGCCAAGCCCGGTGAGTGTTGAAGGTATATCAGCCAGCGCTGGCGATGCTGCGGCTCACAGTATCATGACCAATAATGCCTCAGAACAACGTACCTACCGCTGGGTAAGAACGGAAGTTGCTTTGACAGAAGGATGGGAAAGTGCCGTTTGTGACAAAAACCTTTGCTGGTTTGCATCCGTTGATACGAAAGATGTAACTATGGCTGCCGGCGAAGAAGGTACACTGGACGTCCATGTTTACCCCAATGGGGTGGAAGGGGCTGCCGTAGTAATGATCACGGTAACCGATCTTGCTGACTCAACCATCCAGGCCGTCAATATGTATTATTTCAATACCCCCTTATCAACCAATGAGGTACAGGTTGAAAAAATCACCATGTACCCTAATCCTACTGACGGAATATTTTCAATCAAGGCCGGGGCTGCCGTAAAAAAGGTTATTGTTTATAACCTCGCAGGAAAGGCGGTCAGAGAATTTGAAACCGCAGGAAAAAGAACTTTTGATGTTTCTGATCTCCCACGAGGCAATTACCTCGTTCGTATGCTTGGAAAAGATGGTACCTCTCTGGTGACCAGATTACTCCAAAAACTTTAA
- a CDS encoding T9SS type A sorting domain-containing protein yields the protein MSKRMLDKSATFFNGLMRCIFTWLVLFATFQVNAQGWDILFGGAGEDQAYSVIQTKDHGYITAGFSQSFSGNDPFFDFNVYVVRTDVDGTPIWSKAYSEGIAANVNDYGYQILETEDEGFLIVGAITQNGYSDVYLLRINKQGDVKWTKTYGSPNFDETGFDIVKAKDGAGYAIIGLTSEANSGNSSDILLIRVDEEGNELWSQTYGGDTRDEGTSLVALEDGFVLSAISKEADGVQNDILLVRINSTGGIIWTKTIGETGVGEEVRDLLLTQDNYLILAGASNSLANSMVAKYDLDGEEVWTTEIEGESRLNDVIETKGGELVACGYRDITIFKSGVLLVKLKPENGELIWEKIIEGNIRTKFAEGLAPTSDGGYIVAGYNSLSDFTAFNDVVLIKTDENGDLITNHIVGKVYFSNDGCNAYHAGDVLLKDWIVKAESDQATYFATTDENGQYDIRVDSGFYTVSLLPLNDYWSICNTEFSINFNTFYDTTSFNFPVEAELNCPYLSVNVSSGEAVICEDITYTVNYTNQGPVTVNDPHIDVQLDDELTFISSSIAGTDLGGNLYRFAIDDVPPTQSDTFTIEATVACDNILGNQAIVVSAHVFPDTLCLQPGPGWDGASLKVTGICENDSIKFFIQNVGDQALSTSIERNSFIVEDQIIFQVEPILPLGPGEIQELEPIEGNGSTFRIIAEQSVDHPGNNFPTVAVEGCVTEGESYSTGQTTQFPENDQDYYISIDVQEAISSNSPVILRGYPRGYQDSIITPTTDLNYTIVFQNFGTDTINRLVIRDTLPAFLDRTLIRPGASSHPYDFQIYDNGVLKFTFEEIQLLPGSSAEAALTRGFVKFAIPQTTGNPLGTIIENSAAIFFDYEEPIYTNVTHHVVGCTNFLDEEESCITVGLDAPTLPGLEIKVYPNPFNETVTLEIKGFEGKVLTFTLFDITGRMVRSQQFIGNKYDFNRNQLPSGMYIFKLESEGKQIGSGKMLVR from the coding sequence ATGAGCAAGCGAATGCTTGATAAATCAGCAACATTTTTCAACGGATTAATGAGATGTATTTTTACATGGCTGGTTTTATTTGCCACTTTTCAGGTAAATGCTCAGGGTTGGGATATCCTCTTCGGAGGAGCAGGTGAAGATCAGGCTTATTCGGTGATTCAAACAAAAGATCACGGTTATATAACAGCAGGATTTAGCCAGTCATTTTCAGGCAATGATCCGTTTTTTGATTTTAATGTATATGTTGTTCGCACGGATGTCGATGGTACACCCATCTGGTCGAAAGCTTACAGCGAAGGTATTGCAGCGAACGTCAACGATTACGGATATCAGATTTTAGAGACAGAAGACGAAGGTTTTCTGATCGTCGGAGCCATAACACAGAACGGTTACAGCGATGTTTATTTGCTTAGGATAAATAAACAGGGCGATGTAAAATGGACAAAAACTTATGGCAGTCCGAATTTTGATGAGACGGGTTTTGATATTGTAAAAGCAAAAGATGGTGCAGGTTATGCGATCATTGGCCTGACTTCCGAAGCGAACAGTGGTAATTCTTCCGATATTTTGTTGATCAGGGTGGACGAAGAAGGCAACGAACTTTGGAGCCAGACTTATGGAGGTGATACCCGCGACGAGGGCACTTCACTTGTCGCGCTGGAAGACGGATTCGTTTTATCAGCCATTTCCAAAGAAGCAGACGGAGTGCAGAACGATATTCTCCTGGTAAGAATCAATAGCACGGGAGGGATCATCTGGACCAAAACCATAGGTGAAACCGGGGTTGGAGAAGAGGTGAGAGATTTGTTGTTGACACAGGACAATTATTTGATCCTTGCAGGAGCTTCCAACAGCCTGGCCAATAGTATGGTCGCTAAATACGATCTGGATGGCGAAGAGGTATGGACGACGGAAATTGAAGGGGAAAGCCGCCTCAATGATGTCATCGAAACCAAAGGCGGCGAATTGGTTGCCTGCGGATACCGGGATATAACCATTTTCAAATCAGGTGTGCTGCTCGTTAAACTGAAACCCGAAAACGGAGAGCTGATTTGGGAAAAGATCATCGAAGGAAATATCAGAACCAAATTTGCAGAAGGTCTGGCCCCAACATCAGATGGAGGCTACATCGTTGCAGGATATAATTCACTGAGTGATTTTACTGCTTTCAACGATGTGGTTCTGATCAAAACGGATGAAAACGGGGATCTCATTACCAACCATATTGTAGGAAAGGTTTATTTTTCCAACGACGGTTGTAATGCCTACCATGCAGGTGATGTGCTGTTGAAAGACTGGATTGTAAAGGCAGAAAGTGATCAGGCCACTTATTTCGCTACGACGGATGAAAATGGCCAATACGATATAAGAGTGGATTCAGGTTTTTATACTGTTTCACTTTTACCACTGAATGATTATTGGTCGATCTGTAATACAGAATTTTCGATTAATTTCAACACGTTCTATGACACGACAAGTTTTAATTTTCCTGTAGAGGCAGAGCTCAATTGCCCATACCTCTCAGTAAATGTATCCTCAGGGGAAGCCGTTATCTGCGAAGATATTACCTACACTGTTAACTATACCAATCAAGGTCCGGTAACAGTCAATGACCCTCATATAGATGTACAACTCGACGATGAACTGACCTTCATCTCATCCAGCATCGCAGGGACGGATTTGGGAGGCAATCTTTACCGTTTTGCGATTGATGATGTGCCACCGACACAGAGTGATACTTTTACCATCGAGGCAACGGTTGCTTGTGATAATATCTTAGGAAACCAGGCCATTGTAGTCAGCGCCCATGTTTTTCCTGATACACTCTGCCTGCAACCGGGACCGGGATGGGATGGAGCAAGTTTGAAAGTGACAGGTATTTGTGAAAATGATTCTATTAAGTTTTTTATTCAGAATGTCGGAGATCAGGCATTGAGTACATCGATCGAAAGAAATTCTTTCATCGTAGAAGACCAGATCATTTTCCAGGTAGAACCTATCCTTCCTTTAGGCCCCGGAGAAATACAGGAATTAGAACCCATTGAAGGAAATGGTTCCACCTTCCGGATCATCGCTGAGCAATCAGTGGATCACCCGGGCAACAACTTCCCTACCGTAGCGGTGGAAGGTTGTGTGACAGAAGGAGAATCATATTCTACAGGACAAACGACACAGTTTCCTGAAAACGATCAGGATTACTATATATCAATTGATGTGCAAGAAGCGATTAGTTCCAACTCTCCAGTTATATTGAGAGGCTATCCCAGGGGTTATCAAGATTCGATCATAACCCCTACAACCGATTTGAATTACACAATAGTGTTTCAAAACTTTGGAACTGATACCATAAACCGTTTGGTGATAAGGGACACCTTGCCGGCTTTTCTCGACCGTACTTTGATAAGGCCGGGAGCAAGCAGTCACCCCTATGATTTTCAGATTTACGACAATGGTGTCCTGAAATTCACCTTCGAGGAAATCCAACTTCTTCCAGGTAGCAGTGCTGAAGCGGCATTGACCCGCGGGTTTGTAAAATTTGCAATCCCGCAAACAACGGGCAATCCGCTGGGGACAATTATCGAAAATAGCGCTGCTATCTTTTTTGATTACGAAGAGCCCATTTACACCAATGTGACGCACCACGTAGTCGGTTGTACAAACTTTCTTGATGAAGAAGAAAGTTGTATCACTGTCGGACTGGATGCACCCACATTGCCGGGCCTTGAAATAAAAGTTTATCCAAATCCGTTTAACGAAACGGTAACCCTTGAGATCAAAGGATTTGAGGGCAAAGTATTGACTTTCACCCTGTTTGATATTACAGGCAGAATGGTGAGATCTCAACAGTTCATTGGTAACAAATATGATTTTAATCGAAACCAGCTTCCTTCCGGAATGTATATTTTCAAACTGGAAAGTGAAGGAAAACAGATCGGCAGTGGGAAAATGCTGGTTAGATGA
- a CDS encoding D-alanyl-D-alanine carboxypeptidase produces the protein MIKLKHLATLFLVASFCYSCTSGLVISKKEIRTVTQMVEDSPVFARQFTGFVLYDPETKETLINKNGSNYFTPASNTKILSCYTALKILGDSLPVLNYLEKEEAFYFWGTGNPLLLHPDFDGQNEALELLRKAGKPLRLVEQNFRDSRFGEGWMWDDYPYYFQVEKSALPLYGNAVRFTLNPGAEMPEIYPEYFRDLSKKVDSAAWFNVTRDETRNHFEYTLPAKGYKTRVFKEVPFLISGALLRNLLSDTLGISVLPGTYIPLDSLAGYHTLYVPMPDSLYRRLMQQSDNFIAEQLLLMCSDKVFGFQNTQQLIEYAKNNVLTEMPDELLWTDGSGVSRYNMFTPRSLVTLLDRMRMEFTEKRLFDLFPAGGQSGTIENWYGANKPYLFAKSGSLRNTYCLSGYILTDSGRTLIFSFMNNHFKGTSGEIKDEMEKVLKFVKERF, from the coding sequence ATGATAAAACTAAAACACCTTGCAACCCTATTTCTTGTGGCAAGTTTTTGCTATTCCTGTACTTCCGGTCTGGTTATATCCAAAAAAGAAATCAGGACCGTTACCCAAATGGTAGAGGATTCCCCCGTTTTCGCCAGGCAATTCACAGGTTTTGTCCTCTACGACCCGGAAACAAAAGAAACCCTGATCAATAAAAACGGCAGTAATTATTTTACCCCGGCTTCCAACACCAAGATCCTGAGTTGTTACACTGCCCTGAAAATATTGGGAGACAGTCTTCCTGTATTGAATTATTTGGAAAAAGAGGAGGCATTTTACTTTTGGGGCACGGGTAACCCTTTGCTCCTGCATCCTGATTTTGATGGACAAAACGAGGCCCTTGAACTGTTGCGAAAGGCCGGTAAACCCTTGCGCCTTGTAGAGCAAAATTTCCGGGACAGCAGGTTTGGGGAAGGATGGATGTGGGACGACTATCCCTATTATTTCCAGGTAGAAAAATCCGCCCTGCCGCTTTATGGAAATGCGGTAAGATTTACGCTAAACCCCGGGGCAGAAATGCCGGAAATCTATCCTGAATATTTCAGGGATCTTTCAAAAAAGGTGGATAGCGCAGCATGGTTCAATGTCACCCGGGACGAAACCCGCAACCATTTTGAATACACCCTGCCCGCAAAAGGTTATAAAACCAGGGTGTTCAAAGAGGTGCCTTTCCTCATTTCCGGAGCATTATTGCGCAATCTTTTGAGCGACACCTTGGGCATCAGCGTACTTCCCGGGACCTACATCCCCTTAGATTCGCTGGCTGGATACCATACGCTCTATGTACCTATGCCTGATAGCCTTTACCGGCGCCTCATGCAACAAAGCGATAATTTTATTGCTGAACAATTACTGCTCATGTGTTCCGACAAAGTCTTTGGGTTTCAAAATACGCAGCAGCTTATCGAATATGCAAAGAATAATGTGCTTACGGAAATGCCGGACGAACTCTTATGGACTGACGGTTCCGGGGTATCGCGATACAATATGTTCACCCCACGGAGCCTGGTTACACTCCTGGATCGTATGCGGATGGAATTTACGGAAAAACGACTTTTCGATCTCTTTCCGGCGGGAGGGCAATCGGGCACCATTGAAAACTGGTACGGTGCCAACAAACCTTATTTATTTGCCAAATCAGGCTCATTGCGCAACACCTACTGCCTTAGTGGTTATATTCTTACCGATAGCGGGCGTACCCTAATCTTCAGTTTTATGAACAACCATTTCAAAGGAACCTCCGGGGAAATAAAAGATGAAATGGAGAAGGTTTTGAAATTTGTAAAGGAAAGGTTTTGA
- a CDS encoding glycine--tRNA ligase — MSQQSDQFKRLVAHCKEYGFIYPSSEIYEGLSAVYDYGPYGVELKNNIKQYWWRAMVDMHDNIVGIDSAIFMHPKIWKASGHVDAFNDPLIDNKDSKRRYRADQLIEGYCEKIQAKIDKEVEKARNRFKDSFNEEQYLTENPRVVKYQEDIKAVMDRFVKAMASEDLAEMKAIIEDCEIADPESGSRNWTDVRLFNLMFSTQLGNISGTEGKLYLRPETAQGIFVNFLNVQKTTRQKIPFGIAQIGKAFRNEIVARQFIFRMREFEQMEMQFFVRPGEEMKWYEYWKGVRMKWHRALGTPAEKLRYHDHDNLAHYANAALDIEFDFPFGFKELEGIHSRTDFDLGSHSELSGKKMQYFDPELNENYIPYVIETSIGVDRMFLAVMSHALVNEVVPGSDDPNNTRDVLKIPPSLAPIKCAILPLKKNEDAIVEKARYIFDKLKLSFSCQYDDTGSIGKLYRRQDAIGTPFCLTVDFETLDDNTVTLRDRDTLEQVRVPIDEVAAIIEKKVDMKNVLA; from the coding sequence ATGTCTCAACAGAGCGATCAGTTTAAGCGGCTAGTAGCCCATTGCAAAGAATACGGATTCATTTACCCGTCAAGCGAAATTTACGAAGGACTTTCCGCCGTTTATGATTACGGACCCTATGGTGTTGAATTAAAAAACAACATCAAACAATACTGGTGGAGGGCTATGGTGGATATGCACGATAACATCGTGGGTATTGACTCTGCTATATTTATGCACCCTAAAATTTGGAAGGCTTCCGGCCACGTTGACGCATTTAACGATCCTTTGATCGATAACAAAGACAGCAAAAGACGCTATCGTGCCGACCAGCTGATCGAAGGCTATTGTGAAAAGATACAGGCCAAAATAGACAAGGAAGTCGAAAAGGCACGTAATCGTTTCAAAGATTCCTTCAATGAAGAGCAGTACCTCACCGAAAATCCCCGGGTAGTCAAATACCAGGAAGATATCAAAGCGGTAATGGATCGTTTTGTCAAAGCGATGGCCAGTGAGGATTTGGCAGAGATGAAAGCCATTATCGAAGACTGTGAGATTGCTGATCCTGAATCAGGCTCCCGCAACTGGACGGATGTTCGGTTGTTCAACCTGATGTTTTCTACCCAATTGGGCAATATATCCGGTACAGAAGGCAAACTCTACCTGCGTCCGGAAACGGCACAGGGTATCTTTGTCAACTTCCTCAACGTTCAGAAGACTACGCGTCAGAAAATACCATTCGGCATCGCCCAGATCGGGAAAGCCTTCCGTAATGAAATCGTAGCTCGTCAGTTCATTTTCCGTATGCGGGAATTCGAACAAATGGAGATGCAGTTTTTTGTCCGTCCCGGAGAAGAAATGAAATGGTATGAATACTGGAAGGGCGTGAGAATGAAATGGCACAGGGCTCTCGGCACACCCGCCGAAAAACTCCGCTACCACGATCACGATAACCTGGCGCATTATGCCAATGCAGCACTCGATATAGAATTTGATTTTCCTTTTGGTTTTAAAGAACTGGAAGGGATTCACTCCCGTACGGATTTTGACCTGGGAAGCCATTCCGAGTTGTCAGGCAAGAAAATGCAATACTTTGATCCTGAACTCAACGAGAACTACATTCCTTACGTCATCGAAACTTCTATTGGCGTGGACCGTATGTTCCTGGCGGTAATGAGCCATGCGCTGGTCAACGAAGTGGTGCCCGGATCCGATGATCCTAATAATACAAGGGATGTCTTGAAGATTCCTCCTTCTTTGGCGCCAATAAAATGCGCTATCCTTCCGCTCAAAAAGAATGAAGATGCCATTGTGGAGAAGGCCAGGTACATTTTTGATAAACTCAAACTGTCCTTCAGTTGCCAGTACGACGATACCGGTAGCATCGGAAAACTTTACCGCCGGCAGGATGCCATCGGTACGCCTTTCTGCCTGACCGTTGATTTTGAAACGCTGGACGACAATACAGTGACGCTCCGCGACCGCGACACGCTGGAGCAAGTCCGGGTGCCTATCGACGAGGTAGCGGCCATCATTGAAAAGAAAGTAGATATGAAAAATGTCCTGGCGTAA
- a CDS encoding Uma2 family endonuclease, which yields MQQDIQLARRLFNINEYYRMAESGILEESARVELINGEIISMSPINSNHSGLINLITRNLFTILGNSASISIQNPLRLNEYSEPEPDIVVAKFKKDAYRTAHPTPKEVYFLVEVSDSSLDFDRKIKIPLYAKAGVPEYWIVNIPEQQVEIYTHPGDGEYLNRYIAKKGDTAKATGIHFEIPVSTLFE from the coding sequence GTGCAACAGGATATTCAATTAGCAAGACGGTTATTCAATATTAATGAATACTACAGAATGGCAGAGAGCGGCATTCTGGAGGAAAGTGCACGCGTTGAATTGATCAATGGTGAAATTATTAGCATGAGCCCCATAAACAGCAACCATTCAGGGTTAATAAATCTTATTACCCGTAATTTATTCACTATCCTGGGAAACTCGGCAAGCATCTCCATCCAGAATCCTTTAAGGTTGAATGAATACTCAGAACCAGAACCCGACATTGTCGTCGCGAAATTCAAAAAAGACGCGTATCGGACCGCCCACCCCACTCCGAAGGAGGTGTACTTCCTTGTAGAGGTGTCTGATTCTTCACTTGATTTTGACCGCAAGATAAAGATCCCTCTTTATGCCAAAGCCGGCGTTCCTGAATACTGGATTGTCAACATCCCGGAACAACAGGTCGAAATTTACACCCATCCCGGTGACGGTGAATACCTCAACCGCTACATTGCCAAAAAGGGAGACACCGCCAAAGCAACCGGTATCCATTTTGAAATCCCTGTTTCCACCCTCTTTGAATAA
- a CDS encoding DUF4199 domain-containing protein translates to MKNTVWKYGLISGGVLAFFMILTFSIQGRGEEIDFSGGMLLGYVTMIISLSMVFVGVKSYRDNHLAGSISFDQSFKTGLLIALIASCIYVITWMLYSHFLAPDFMDQYYKYNLEQLQNSGADEEEISRQIALMEKYKEMYKNPFLKTGMTFLEIFPVGLIVALITAFILKKKTAAV, encoded by the coding sequence ATGAAAAATACAGTTTGGAAGTACGGGTTAATTTCAGGAGGCGTTTTAGCTTTTTTTATGATCTTGACGTTTTCCATCCAGGGACGGGGAGAAGAAATAGATTTTTCCGGAGGGATGTTATTGGGATATGTCACCATGATCATTTCTTTATCAATGGTTTTCGTGGGGGTTAAGTCTTACCGGGATAACCATCTTGCAGGGAGTATTTCTTTTGATCAGTCTTTTAAAACGGGATTGTTGATCGCATTGATCGCATCGTGCATTTATGTGATTACTTGGATGTTGTATAGTCATTTCCTGGCCCCGGACTTTATGGATCAGTATTACAAGTACAACCTGGAACAGCTACAGAACAGCGGAGCCGACGAAGAAGAGATCTCTCGCCAGATAGCCTTGATGGAAAAATACAAGGAAATGTATAAAAATCCTTTCTTAAAAACAGGGATGACTTTCCTCGAAATTTTCCCGGTAGGGTTGATCGTGGCTCTCATCACGGCTTTTATACTGAAGAAGAAAACGGCGGCAGTTTAA
- a CDS encoding DUF2807 domain-containing protein → MRQLLKIGFLSALLIGCASGLFAQEVYNLNSFDGISVLGNIEVILEKGDTPRAEVTANGISEEDVSVFVKEGVLKLQLLKTIFREDENVTIKVFYKDPLDYIKIGAGSRLTSTEPLEGDKFELKAVSGAQLDLEIYVRKLKVYVAEGGLIELKGKAEEQYATAVTGGKYDGLDFVCQHTEARSNTGGELSVVAIQSLDAKANTGGSIEYAGQPANRSINSLFTGKIRKVRSGENQ, encoded by the coding sequence ATGAGACAATTACTAAAAATTGGATTTTTGAGCGCTCTTTTAATAGGCTGTGCATCGGGCTTATTCGCCCAGGAGGTCTATAATTTAAATTCATTTGATGGTATTTCCGTTTTAGGAAATATTGAAGTCATTCTTGAAAAAGGAGATACTCCCCGTGCAGAAGTGACTGCAAATGGGATCTCGGAAGAAGATGTAAGCGTGTTTGTTAAGGAAGGTGTTTTGAAATTGCAATTACTCAAAACCATATTTCGAGAAGATGAGAATGTAACCATCAAGGTGTTTTATAAGGATCCTTTGGACTATATCAAAATCGGTGCAGGATCCCGGCTGACATCCACAGAACCTTTGGAAGGAGATAAGTTTGAATTAAAGGCTGTTTCCGGGGCACAACTGGACCTTGAAATCTATGTAAGAAAATTGAAAGTATACGTTGCTGAAGGCGGACTGATTGAATTAAAGGGTAAGGCTGAAGAACAATATGCTACGGCCGTTACCGGCGGAAAATACGATGGGCTGGATTTCGTTTGCCAACACACGGAAGCCAGGTCCAATACCGGTGGAGAGTTGTCCGTGGTGGCCATACAATCCCTTGACGCGAAAGCCAATACCGGCGGTTCCATCGAATATGCGGGGCAGCCTGCTAACAGAAGTATCAATAGTTTGTTTACCGGAAAGATCAGAAAAGTAAGATCCGGGGAGAACCAGTAA